From Cucumis melo cultivar AY chromosome 1, USDA_Cmelo_AY_1.0, whole genome shotgun sequence, a single genomic window includes:
- the LOC103495511 gene encoding uncharacterized protein LOC103495511 has product MKSMKGEVLLNLPAQKAWQMYRDNDVVSKINPELLSRAEYVQGDGSPGTLRLFKLGPAVSSYVEESVEKIEKVETGRSVSYDVVGGELRKMYNPYKVTFTFTPVEGKEKEMCIAQWKAEYEPLTPTIPPPDKARDAALQFLQSFDKFQLSY; this is encoded by the exons ATGAAGAGCATGAAAGGAGAGGTGTTACTGAACCTGCCCGCCCAGAAAGCATGGCAGATGTACAGAGACAATGATGTGGTTAGTAAAATCAATCCTGAGCTGCTTTCTCGAGCTGAATATGTTCAAGGAGATGGTAGTCCTGGAACTCTTAGGCTCTTTAAGCTCGGCCCTg CTGTGAGCAGCTACGTGGAGGAATCGGTGGAGAAGATAGAGAAGGTAGAGACAGGTCGATCAGTGAGCTACGATGTGGTGGGGGGAGAGCTAAGGAAGATGTATAATCCATACAAAGTGACGTTCACATTCACTCCGGTggaaggaaaagagaaagaaatgtgCATTGCTCAATGGAAAGCTGAGTATGAACCACTCACTCCGACCATCCCTCCACCGGACAAAGCAAGAGATGCTGCTTTGCAATTTCTCCAATCCTTTGACAAGTTTCAACTCAGCTACTAA